One Coffea eugenioides isolate CCC68of chromosome 2, Ceug_1.0, whole genome shotgun sequence genomic window, ATAGAAAGGGATCGAGTTTATGATTTTTTGGCTGGCCTAAACTCTGAATTCGATCTTGTACGAATTCAAATTCTGGGCAGGccagagtttccttctttaaCAGAAGCAATATCCCAAGTACGTGGAGAAGAAAGTCGCAGGGGTATTATGTTAGAGCTACCTTCAATAGAAAATTCAGCCCTTTTAAGTTCCAAATCTCAGCGGTTGGTACTGAACAAGGTTGCTGCGGACAAGACCAATCAAACAAGTGGGCAAAAGAATCGCGAGGAGTTGTGGTGCACATACTGCAAGAAACCACGACACACCATAGATCAATGCTGGAAACTACATGGGAAACCACCCACTCGTGAATGGGGACAAAAAGGTGGCCAGCAAAGGCAGGCTCATATGTCGGTTCAAGATCCAACTCAAGTGATTGGAGGGTTTAGTATGGAGGAAATTGAGAAGCTTAAAAGTATGTTAGAGACAGTTGACAAACCAGCAACTAACAATTCTCAATCAAGGAATCCGGGTATGTGTTCATTGACACTTTCAGGTAAGGCTCTAGTCTCTTTTGCATTTAGTGTTTTAGGCAATGAGCTTAGGAATGTCTGGATTCTTGACTCTGGTGCTACGGACCATATGACtcatatttcaaataaattcaaaacctATAATCCCTGTCCTAGCAATAGAAAGATTGTTGTTGCAGATGGTACTACAACCACTGTGGCAGGTATCGGAGATGTCCAAGTTACTCCAAATTTGATTCTTAAAAATGTTCTTCATGTTCCTCGATTATCTACAAATTTGGTTTCTGTAAAAAAACTTGCCAAGGATCTAGCTGGCTCTGTTATATTTGATGAATCCTATTGTGACTTTCAGGACCGGGGCTCGGGGAAGAGGATTGGACTAGCTAAGGAGCATGATGGACTCTATTACTTGGATACATCAAGTCAACCAGAATTTAGTAAATCTGCCCTGTCCACATTGTCTTCACCCTCCAATAAAGATGTCATCTGGTTACATCATAGACGTCTAGGTCATGTGTCTTTTTCTGCATTAAAAATAATGTTTCCTTCCTTGTTCAAGGGATTTGATGTTCAGTCTTTTCATTGTGATATTTGCGAGTATGCTAAACACACTCGTGTCCCATTTCCTATCAGTAATAAACGATCgtcttctcctttctttttaaTCCATAGTGATATTTGGGGGCCATCAACTATTCCAAACATCTCAGGGTCTAAGTGGTTTGTCACATTTATCGATGACTGCACAAGAGTCTCTTGGATCTATTTACTCAAAAATAAGTCTgatttgagttatattttcCCTGTTTTTCATGCAatgattcaaaatcaatttGGCACCAAGATAAAACACTTTCGTTCAGATAATGCTCGTGATTATTTCAATCAAACCTTGAGTCAGTTTTTCCAAAAAGAAGGAATCATACATGAATCATCCTGTATTGccactccacaacaaaatggagtGGCAGAACGGAAAAACCGACATCTTCTTGAGTGCACTAGAGCCTTACTGTTTGAACAAAGTGTGCCAAAAGCATATTGGGGAGAAGCTGTACTCACATCAGCTTATGTCATAAATAGAATTCCTTCCAAGGTCTTGGGGTTTCAAAGTCCACTAGAGAACCTATCCAAATTTTACCCCGATATTCGATCTTCCTTTAATCTCACTCGAGTTTTTGGATGTACTTCCTTTGTTCATGTCCATAGTCATAACCGTGGGAAGTTAGATCCTCGTGCTCTTAAGTGTGTCTTCGTGGGGTACTCATCTACTCAAAAGGGTTACAAATGTTATCATCCACCTACTAGAAAACTCTATGTCTCGGCAGATGTTACATTTGTTGAAAATAAGCCCTATTTCATCACTCCTTATCTTCAGGGGGAGTTAGATACACTTGAAGATAAGGAGTTAAAATTTCCCTCCTTAGAGTTGACCACATCTGAGTCATCCAAATCTGAATTCCAAGAGTCAATTCTTCAATCTGATGTggtagaagaaaaaaaggaagaccGTAAAATCTATGACTGGTTCCGGTTTGACCAAGTGTATACAAGGAAAGGAGATCCCATCGTGGTTACAAGGCAAGAACAATCCTCTAAACCAAGCTCCGGGAATGAGGTAACAATGAGTGAATCAAATCTGAATTCTACACCACCGACCGACCATTCTTCCAGCTCTAAATCACCTTGTCCTGAGCCTCTTAGCCCTGACCAGGACCTACATCTACCTATTGCTGTAAGGAAAAAACCCCGAGAATGCACCAAAAGACCCCTATATCCATTGTCTCACTTTGTGTCTTTTGAGAAGTTTTCCCCGAGCCATCAAAGCTTCCTTTCCACCTTAAATACAGTCTCTATTCCTAGCTCATTGTCT contains:
- the LOC113760959 gene encoding uncharacterized protein LOC113760959 isoform X2, with translation MADATSSTRQLSSTMEEEQSTRNTTELQNIQAAYRLNGKNYLKWSQLVRTFLKGKGKLSHLLEIAPDSETAGFEAWEQEDSMIMSWLWNSMIPEISDTCMFLPTAKAIWDALHQTYSKVNDAALIYDIKTKTTGAKQGTKTVTEYANFLQNQWQELDYYRALDLNCSKCAVFIKKFIERDRVYDFLAGLNSEFDLVRIQILGRPEFPSLTEAISQVRGEESRRGIMLELPSIENSALLSSKSQRLVLNKVAADKTNQTSGQKNREELWCTYCKKPRHTIDQCWKLHGKPPTREWGQKGGQQRQAHMSVQDPTQVIGGFSMEEIEKLKSMLETVDKPATNNSQSRNPGPGLGEEDWTS
- the LOC113760959 gene encoding uncharacterized protein LOC113760959 isoform X1 — protein: MADATSSTRQLSSTMEEEQSTRNTTELQNIQAAYRLNGKNYLKWSQLVRTFLKGKGKLSHLLEIAPDSETAGFEAWEQEDSMIMSWLWNSMIPEISDTCMFLPTAKAIWDALHQTYSKVNDAALIYDIKTKTTGAKQGTKTVTEYANFLQNQWQELDYYRALDLNCSKCAVFIKKFIERDRVYDFLAGLNSEFDLVRIQILGRPEFPSLTEAISQVRGEESRRGIMLELPSIENSALLSSKSQRLVLNKVAADKTNQTSGQKNREELWCTYCKKPRHTIDQCWKLHGKPPTREWGQKGGQQRQAHMSVQDPTQVIGGFSMEEIEKLKSMLETVDKPATNNSQSRNPGMCSLTLSGPGLGEEDWTS